One part of the Augochlora pura isolate Apur16 chromosome 3, APUR_v2.2.1, whole genome shotgun sequence genome encodes these proteins:
- the LOC144478861 gene encoding uncharacterized protein LOC144478861 isoform X3 produces the protein MEGPGLSLFQGSESIQLNTSTQGLEEDEEQEDIERRNKEIKDLLTNAFDDLDDDDDISSVNSSHYQDSTKEVENSNKGINSCVQGIISPNGQIVSELQNEFGLYDRVENSNNYENTVTNHRSDLEIGPSISDIQKDFNVYGQTDTPYSKSSRNEDTNNMTAETPYELAKPQNVGFPRELRPQFDENYTYNENYPYNYQTPSNHYDAQTKNYSNNGYINVYENNVQCRQIHEFGGGDNVTSDHVNHCFKRGPNGRPQDDNVAYKTAEYESKEQLEVLYTVRMREIKRLTEDLQQLQVQKEEEKDQFTRKITLLQAEIERSNISRNQTQHALVDAKAEITDLQNQITLFKEKNAVLEKSNQNITQELNVARDSVIELQQKISVLERVQSLQTNDKTYEKFLKQAQEKHAVEMKNMQTQINDLADKLSAKLLNVDPNTHCIWETSYVILENKLADVRRAHETLMVEKGDTMNRLAQALEESQTQCRNLMATNNAQQVMQLQMQIRNLSQEKEEMQKMVQDLQHKLEVANSDVVQYDSLLATTFEDESDSIRQLKLGEFHNRSKVKPCEDMANKLRGELQRCLAGHAVKRKEITRLENTLSQKGKELNEALTVADTCRQEAARYAKRVSELEQELKSVLTDQAMKANAQIQKLSNHLSDVKNQYDSLREEKIELEQKLEETLAINQETLKQLHQENINKQEKDAIDEYNKEYLEIHAKAVERVRQEAQIEVVQLSVQLEQTQKELDRVKELYIDVCSTKEKLINEHKSEIEMLKEKYATLGEREQDMEKYEHDLQVQVKIAEKLTQECDTYKCKVMELEKDLSCERKKKEEYTKKIYQEIERAKEEALNELRNAHPNQEISLLLPDHCSEHLEKINQLEEDCKRLEEKLHAAVDDHKKISEYQSELDDARVKIAQIEIFQESWKKKYENSISERKGLIAKISKLESELLNMKRNSKIEDYDDVKLEVSRYQMDNEALKHKCEDLFNERNIYKEKISQLETELLETKKLIGTFQNRFKKTSEVSLTSKCELEKELSHYKDLVTQLSGKINLLKAGRKSDVVMEQKIKQLEKDLQGKDEELERLKEFEKLKEERDQLVLKLKNQAKQFEQYVKNQKQVSAELNLSPRSSSDGTDFQKIREIMIKEVREEIEQKVVEELRGIEEQHREKRKELDERYKIVLLELQTRYNEKTQEVETLKEAILTEKEELKQKENDVEEERNLMAQVMTKWAAEIREIKDKEAEMNEKLQRLKESEENLKAEITILKEKEKDMKSNIDTLNHKYQSAKKTANNYKEHGENKEKFLLSECKRIEEGYKGAMNQVQQKLEAIVSAQEEQVATKLKELECQYTERLEQMRRALKYKSKC, from the exons ATGGAGGGCCCAGGTCTGAGCTTGTTTCAAGGCTCAGAAagtattcaattaaatacaagTACTCAAGGATtagaggaggatgaggagcAAGAAGATATTGAACGACGTAACAAGGAG ATTAAGGATCTTCTGACCAATGCATTTGATGACTTAGACGACGATGATGACATTAGCTCTGTCAACAGCAGTCATTACCAAGATAGTACTAAAGAAGTAGAGAATTCTAACAAAGGAATAAATTCCTGTGTTCAAGGAATCATATCACCGAACGGCCAAATAGTTTCAGAGCTGCAAAATGAATTTGGATTATATGATCGTGTTGAGAATTCAAATAACTACGAAAATACTGTGACAAACCATAGGTCAGACTTGGAAATTGGTCCTTCAATTTCTGATATACAGAAAGATTTTAATGTGTATGGTCAGACAGATACACCATATTCCAAGAGTAGTAGAAACGAAGATACTAATAATATGACTGCTGAAACACCCTACGAGTTGGCAAAGCCACAGAATGTTGGATTTCCAAGGGAGCTGAGACCACAATTTGACGaaaactatacatataatgaaaattatcctTATAATTATCAAACACCATCTAATCATTACGATGctcaaacaaaaaattattcaaacaacggatatattaatgtttatgaaaataatgtacaatgtaGACAAATTCATGAGTTTGGTGGTGGAGACAATGTTACCTCTGACCATGTAAACCATTGTTTCAAAAGAGGTCCAAATGGTAGGCCACAGGATGACAATGTAGCTTACAAGACAGCTGAATATGAAAGCAAAGAGCAGTTGGAAGTTTTATATACAGTCCGAAtgagagaaattaaaagattaacaGAAGATTTACAACAATTACAAGTACagaaggaagaagagaaagatcAATTTACTAGAAAAATTACACTTTTACAAGCAGAAATTGAAAGATCAAATATTTCCAGAAATCAAACACAACATGCGCTAG ttgACGCAAAAGCTGAAATAACTGATCTTCAAAATCAAATAACATTGTTCAAAGAAAAGAATGCAGTTTTAGAAAAAAGTAATCAAAAT ATAACGCAGGAATTAAATGTTGCCAGAGATTCTGTAATAGAATTGCAACAAAAAATATCTGTATTAGAAAGAGTACAATCTTTACAAACAAATGACAAaacatatgaaaaatttttaaaacaagcACAAGAGAAACATGCggttgaaatgaaaaatatgcaaacTCAAATAAATGATCTTGCAGACAAATTAAGCGCAAAG CTGCTCAATGTGGATCCCAACACTCACTGTATATGG GAAACTTCATATGTtatattggaaaataaattagctGATGTTCGAAGAGCGCACGAGACGCTTATGGTTGAGAAAGGAGATACCATGAATCGTTTAGCACAAGCATTAGAAGAAAGCCAGACGCAGTGCCGCAATCTTATGGCTACGAACAATGCTCAACAAGTAATGCAACTTCAAATGCAGATTAGGAATCTGTcacaagaaaaagaagaaatgcaAAAGATGGTTCAAGATTTACAG CATAAATTAGAAGTAGCAAACAGTGATGTAGTACAATATGATTCATTGTTGGCAACAACATTTGAGGACGAATCGGATTCAATTAGACAATTGAAATTAGGTGAATTTCATAATAGATCAAAAGTAAAACCGTGCGAGGATATGGCAAATAAGTTAAGGGGGGAATTACAAAG GTGTTTAGCTGGCCATGCAGTTAAAAGGAAGGAAATAACTCGATTAGAAAATACGTTATcgcaaaaaggaaaagaacTTAATGAAGCTTTAACGGTAGCTGATACATGTCGACAAGAAGCTGCTCGATACGCTAAGCGTGTTAGCGAATTGGAGCAAGAACTAAAATCTGTACTTACAGATCAAGCTATGAAAGCGAATGcccaaatacaaaaattatctaatcATTTGAGCGATGTAAAAAACCAATATGATTCCTTgcgagaagaaaaaattgaattagaacAAAAGTTAGAGGAAACTTTAGCAATTAACCAGGAAACACTTAAACAATTACaccaagaaaatataaataaacaagagAAAGACGCCATTGACGAGtacaataaagaatatttagaaatacatGCTAAGGCTGTAGAAAGAGTTAGGCAAGAGGCACAAATCGAAGTAGTGCAATTATC CGTGCAATTAGAACAGACGCAAAAGGAGTTGGACCGTGTTAAGGAATTGTATATAGATGTCTGTAGTACAAAGGAAAAGTTAATAAACGAACACAAGTCTGAAAtcgaaatgttaaaagaaaaatatgctaCCCTAGGGGAACGTGAACAAGACATGGAAAAATATGAACACGATTTGCAGGTACAAGTAAAAATAGCGGAAAAATTGACACAAGAATGTGACACATATAAATGTAAGGTAATGGAATTAGAAAAAGATTTAAGCtgtgaaagaaagaaaaaagaagagtatacaaaaaaaatctatcaagaaattgaaagag CTAAAGAAGAAGCATTAAACGAATTACGCAATGCTCATCCCAATCAGGAAATAAGTCTACTCTTGCCAGATCATTGTTCCGaacatttagaaaaaattaatcag ttAGAAGAAGATTGTAAAcgcttagaagaaaaattgcatgCTGCAGTTGAcgatcataaaaaaatatcggaaTATCAATCCGAATTAGATGATGCTAGGGTGAAAATAGcacaaatagaaatttttcaagaatcttggaaaaagaaatatgaaaattcgaTTAGCGAGAGGAAAGGTCTAATTgctaaaatttcaaaactaGAGTCTGAATTGTTGAACATGAagagaaattcaaaaattgaGGATTATGATGATGTGAAATTAGAAGTGTCACGATATCAAATGGACAACGAAGCTTTGAAACACAAATGTGAGGATCTAttcaatgaaagaaatatttataaggaaaaaatttcacaattagaaacagaattattggaaacaaaaaaattgattgGAACCTTCCAAAATCGATTCAAAAAAACTAGTGAGGTATCTTTAACTTCCAAATGTGAATTGGAAAAAGAGCTTTCTCATTACAAAGATCTGGTAACACAATTAAGTGGTAAaatcaatttgttaaaagcTGGCAGAAAGAGTGATGTTGTGATGGAGCAAAAAATCAAACAATTGGAGAAAGATTTGCAAGGAAAAGATGAGGAATTGGAGAGACTAAAGGAATTTGAGAAATTGAAGGAAGAAAGGGATCAActtgttctaaaattaaaaaatcaggCTAAACAATTTGAACAATATGTTAAAAACCAAAAACAAGTATCAGCTGAATTGAATTTATCGCCACGTAGCTCGAGCGACGGTACAGATTTTCAAAAGATAAgagaaattatgataaaagaAGTACGCGAAGAGATAGAACAGAAAGTAGTGGAAGAACTTAGGGGTATAGAAGAACAGCATCgtgagaaaagaaaggaattagATGAGCGatataaaatcgttttattagAACTACAAACCAGATATAATGAAAAGACGCAAGAAGTGGAAACTTTAAAAGAAGCGATACTTACAGAAAag GaagaattaaaacaaaaagagaATGATgtggaagaagaaagaaatttaatggCTCAGGTAATGACTAAATGGGCTGCAGAAATTAGGGAGATAAAAGATAAAGAAGCTGAGATGAACGAAAAGTTGCAACGTTTAAAAGAAAGCGAAGAAAATCTGAAGGcagaaataacaatactaaaagaaaaggagaaagatatGAAAAGTAATATTGATACATTAAACCATAAGTATCAATCAGCAAAAAAGACGGCGAATAATTATAAG gaGCAtggagaaaataaagaaaagttttTGTTAAGTGAATGCAAACGTATAGAAGAAGGATACAAAGGAGCCATGAATCAAGTACAACAGAAGCTTGAAGCAATCGTTAGTGCTCAAGAAGAACAAGTAGCAACAAAGCTTAAAGAACTTGAGTGTCAGTATACAGAAAGGTTAGAACAAATGCGACGTGCACTGAAGTACAAaagtaaatgttaa
- the LOC144478861 gene encoding uncharacterized protein LOC144478861 isoform X2, whose product MEGPGLSLFQGSESIQLNTSTQGLEEDEEQEDIERRNKEIKDLLTNAFDDLDDDDDISSVNSSHYQDSTKEVENSNKGINSCVQGIISPNGQIVSELQNEFGLYDRVENSNNYENTVTNHRSDLEIGPSISDIQKDFNVYGQTDTPYSKSSRNEDTNNMTAETPYELAKPQNVGFPRELRPQFDENYTYNENYPYNYQTPSNHYDAQTKNYSNNGYINVYENNVQCRQIHEFGGGDNVTSDHVNHCFKRGPNGRPQDDNVAYKTAEYESKEQLEVLYTVRMREIKRLTEDLQQLQVQKEEEKDQFTRKITLLQAEIERSNISRNQTQHALVDAKAEITDLQNQITLFKEKNAVLEKSNQNITQELNVARDSVIELQQKISVLERVQSLQTNDKTYEKFLKQAQEKHAVEMKNMQTQINDLADKLSAKETSYVILENKLADVRRAHETLMVEKGDTMNRLAQALEESQTQCRNLMATNNAQQVMQLQMQIRNLSQEKEEMQKMVQDLQHKLEVANSDVVQYDSLLATTFEDESDSIRQLKLGEFHNRSKVKPCEDMANKLRGELQRCLAGHAVKRKEITRLENTLSQKGKELNEALTVADTCRQEAARYAKRVSELEQELKSVLTDQAMKANAQIQKLSNHLSDVKNQYDSLREEKIELEQKLEETLAINQETLKQLHQENINKQEKDAIDEYNKEYLEIHAKAVERVRQEAQIEVVQLSVQLEQTQKELDRVKELYIDVCSTKEKLINEHKSEIEMLKEKYATLGEREQDMEKYEHDLQVQVKIAEKLTQECDTYKCKVMELEKDLSCERKKKEEYTKKIYQEIERAKEEALNELRNAHPNQEISLLLPDHCSEHLEKINQLEEDCKRLEEKLHAAVDDHKKISEYQSELDDARVKIAQIEIFQESWKKKYENSISERKGLIAKISKLESELLNMKRNSKIEDYDDVKLEVSRYQMDNEALKHKCEDLFNERNIYKEKISQLETELLETKKLIGTFQNRFKKTSEVSLTSKCELEKELSHYKDLVTQLSGKINLLKAGRKSDVVMEQKIKQLEKDLQGKDEELERLKEFEKLKEERDQLVLKLKNQAKQFEQYVKNQKQVSAELNLSPRSSSDGTDFQKIREIMIKEVREEIEQKVVEELRGIEEQHREKRKELDERYKIVLLELQTRYNEKTQEVETLKEAILTEKVKIHSSFKAKEQFLSQMIESKLDTYNKELLARKLKIEQLQEELKQKENDVEEERNLMAQVMTKWAAEIREIKDKEAEMNEKLQRLKESEENLKAEITILKEKEKDMKSNIDTLNHKYQSAKKTANNYKEHGENKEKFLLSECKRIEEGYKGAMNQVQQKLEAIVSAQEEQVATKLKELECQYTERLEQMRRALKYKSKC is encoded by the exons ATGGAGGGCCCAGGTCTGAGCTTGTTTCAAGGCTCAGAAagtattcaattaaatacaagTACTCAAGGATtagaggaggatgaggagcAAGAAGATATTGAACGACGTAACAAGGAG ATTAAGGATCTTCTGACCAATGCATTTGATGACTTAGACGACGATGATGACATTAGCTCTGTCAACAGCAGTCATTACCAAGATAGTACTAAAGAAGTAGAGAATTCTAACAAAGGAATAAATTCCTGTGTTCAAGGAATCATATCACCGAACGGCCAAATAGTTTCAGAGCTGCAAAATGAATTTGGATTATATGATCGTGTTGAGAATTCAAATAACTACGAAAATACTGTGACAAACCATAGGTCAGACTTGGAAATTGGTCCTTCAATTTCTGATATACAGAAAGATTTTAATGTGTATGGTCAGACAGATACACCATATTCCAAGAGTAGTAGAAACGAAGATACTAATAATATGACTGCTGAAACACCCTACGAGTTGGCAAAGCCACAGAATGTTGGATTTCCAAGGGAGCTGAGACCACAATTTGACGaaaactatacatataatgaaaattatcctTATAATTATCAAACACCATCTAATCATTACGATGctcaaacaaaaaattattcaaacaacggatatattaatgtttatgaaaataatgtacaatgtaGACAAATTCATGAGTTTGGTGGTGGAGACAATGTTACCTCTGACCATGTAAACCATTGTTTCAAAAGAGGTCCAAATGGTAGGCCACAGGATGACAATGTAGCTTACAAGACAGCTGAATATGAAAGCAAAGAGCAGTTGGAAGTTTTATATACAGTCCGAAtgagagaaattaaaagattaacaGAAGATTTACAACAATTACAAGTACagaaggaagaagagaaagatcAATTTACTAGAAAAATTACACTTTTACAAGCAGAAATTGAAAGATCAAATATTTCCAGAAATCAAACACAACATGCGCTAG ttgACGCAAAAGCTGAAATAACTGATCTTCAAAATCAAATAACATTGTTCAAAGAAAAGAATGCAGTTTTAGAAAAAAGTAATCAAAAT ATAACGCAGGAATTAAATGTTGCCAGAGATTCTGTAATAGAATTGCAACAAAAAATATCTGTATTAGAAAGAGTACAATCTTTACAAACAAATGACAAaacatatgaaaaatttttaaaacaagcACAAGAGAAACATGCggttgaaatgaaaaatatgcaaacTCAAATAAATGATCTTGCAGACAAATTAAGCGCAAAG GAAACTTCATATGTtatattggaaaataaattagctGATGTTCGAAGAGCGCACGAGACGCTTATGGTTGAGAAAGGAGATACCATGAATCGTTTAGCACAAGCATTAGAAGAAAGCCAGACGCAGTGCCGCAATCTTATGGCTACGAACAATGCTCAACAAGTAATGCAACTTCAAATGCAGATTAGGAATCTGTcacaagaaaaagaagaaatgcaAAAGATGGTTCAAGATTTACAG CATAAATTAGAAGTAGCAAACAGTGATGTAGTACAATATGATTCATTGTTGGCAACAACATTTGAGGACGAATCGGATTCAATTAGACAATTGAAATTAGGTGAATTTCATAATAGATCAAAAGTAAAACCGTGCGAGGATATGGCAAATAAGTTAAGGGGGGAATTACAAAG GTGTTTAGCTGGCCATGCAGTTAAAAGGAAGGAAATAACTCGATTAGAAAATACGTTATcgcaaaaaggaaaagaacTTAATGAAGCTTTAACGGTAGCTGATACATGTCGACAAGAAGCTGCTCGATACGCTAAGCGTGTTAGCGAATTGGAGCAAGAACTAAAATCTGTACTTACAGATCAAGCTATGAAAGCGAATGcccaaatacaaaaattatctaatcATTTGAGCGATGTAAAAAACCAATATGATTCCTTgcgagaagaaaaaattgaattagaacAAAAGTTAGAGGAAACTTTAGCAATTAACCAGGAAACACTTAAACAATTACaccaagaaaatataaataaacaagagAAAGACGCCATTGACGAGtacaataaagaatatttagaaatacatGCTAAGGCTGTAGAAAGAGTTAGGCAAGAGGCACAAATCGAAGTAGTGCAATTATC CGTGCAATTAGAACAGACGCAAAAGGAGTTGGACCGTGTTAAGGAATTGTATATAGATGTCTGTAGTACAAAGGAAAAGTTAATAAACGAACACAAGTCTGAAAtcgaaatgttaaaagaaaaatatgctaCCCTAGGGGAACGTGAACAAGACATGGAAAAATATGAACACGATTTGCAGGTACAAGTAAAAATAGCGGAAAAATTGACACAAGAATGTGACACATATAAATGTAAGGTAATGGAATTAGAAAAAGATTTAAGCtgtgaaagaaagaaaaaagaagagtatacaaaaaaaatctatcaagaaattgaaagag CTAAAGAAGAAGCATTAAACGAATTACGCAATGCTCATCCCAATCAGGAAATAAGTCTACTCTTGCCAGATCATTGTTCCGaacatttagaaaaaattaatcag ttAGAAGAAGATTGTAAAcgcttagaagaaaaattgcatgCTGCAGTTGAcgatcataaaaaaatatcggaaTATCAATCCGAATTAGATGATGCTAGGGTGAAAATAGcacaaatagaaatttttcaagaatcttggaaaaagaaatatgaaaattcgaTTAGCGAGAGGAAAGGTCTAATTgctaaaatttcaaaactaGAGTCTGAATTGTTGAACATGAagagaaattcaaaaattgaGGATTATGATGATGTGAAATTAGAAGTGTCACGATATCAAATGGACAACGAAGCTTTGAAACACAAATGTGAGGATCTAttcaatgaaagaaatatttataaggaaaaaatttcacaattagaaacagaattattggaaacaaaaaaattgattgGAACCTTCCAAAATCGATTCAAAAAAACTAGTGAGGTATCTTTAACTTCCAAATGTGAATTGGAAAAAGAGCTTTCTCATTACAAAGATCTGGTAACACAATTAAGTGGTAAaatcaatttgttaaaagcTGGCAGAAAGAGTGATGTTGTGATGGAGCAAAAAATCAAACAATTGGAGAAAGATTTGCAAGGAAAAGATGAGGAATTGGAGAGACTAAAGGAATTTGAGAAATTGAAGGAAGAAAGGGATCAActtgttctaaaattaaaaaatcaggCTAAACAATTTGAACAATATGTTAAAAACCAAAAACAAGTATCAGCTGAATTGAATTTATCGCCACGTAGCTCGAGCGACGGTACAGATTTTCAAAAGATAAgagaaattatgataaaagaAGTACGCGAAGAGATAGAACAGAAAGTAGTGGAAGAACTTAGGGGTATAGAAGAACAGCATCgtgagaaaagaaaggaattagATGAGCGatataaaatcgttttattagAACTACAAACCAGATATAATGAAAAGACGCAAGAAGTGGAAACTTTAAAAGAAGCGATACTTACAGAAAaggtaaaaattcattcatcTTTCAAAGCAAAAGAACAATTTCTTAGTCAAATGATTGAAAGCAAACTTGACACTTACAACAAAGAATTGCTAGCACGAAAGTTGAAAATCGAACAGTTACAGGaagaattaaaacaaaaagagaATGATgtggaagaagaaagaaatttaatggCTCAGGTAATGACTAAATGGGCTGCAGAAATTAGGGAGATAAAAGATAAAGAAGCTGAGATGAACGAAAAGTTGCAACGTTTAAAAGAAAGCGAAGAAAATCTGAAGGcagaaataacaatactaaaagaaaaggagaaagatatGAAAAGTAATATTGATACATTAAACCATAAGTATCAATCAGCAAAAAAGACGGCGAATAATTATAAG gaGCAtggagaaaataaagaaaagttttTGTTAAGTGAATGCAAACGTATAGAAGAAGGATACAAAGGAGCCATGAATCAAGTACAACAGAAGCTTGAAGCAATCGTTAGTGCTCAAGAAGAACAAGTAGCAACAAAGCTTAAAGAACTTGAGTGTCAGTATACAGAAAGGTTAGAACAAATGCGACGTGCACTGAAGTACAAaagtaaatgttaa